The following coding sequences lie in one Aricia agestis chromosome 18, ilAriAges1.1, whole genome shotgun sequence genomic window:
- the LOC121735942 gene encoding general odorant-binding protein 56d-like: MKTLVVLAICFVAAQALSDEQKEKLKKHKSECLAETKADEQLVNKLKTGDFKTENEPLKKYALCMMTKSELMTKDGKFKKDVALAKVPNAADKPAVEKLIDTCLANKGTTPQQTAWNYAKCYHEKDAKHSVFQ; this comes from the exons ATGAAGACTTTAGTAGTACTCGCCATCTGCTTCGTGGCCGCtcag GCGCTGTCGGACGAGCAGAAGGAGAAGCTGAAGAAGCACAAGTCGGAGTGCCTCGCTGAGACCAAGGCTGATGAGCAGCTCGTCAACAAACTCAAGACTGGAGATTTTAAG ACAGAGAACGAGCCCCTGAAGAAGTACGCGCTATGCATGATGACCAAGTCCGAGCTGATGACCAAGGACGGCAAGTTCAAGAAGGATGTGGCCCTCGCGAAAGTGCCCAACGCGG CTGACAAGCCCGCGGTAGAGAAGCTGATAGACACCTGCCTGGCCAACAAGGGCACCACGCCGCAGCAAACAGCTTGGAACTACGCCAAATGCTACCACGAGAAGGACGCCAAGCACTCAGTGTTCCAGTAA